A region of Lycium barbarum isolate Lr01 chromosome 1, ASM1917538v2, whole genome shotgun sequence DNA encodes the following proteins:
- the LOC132612289 gene encoding uncharacterized protein LOC132612289: protein MKKTKFSISREKRTKDYIPDGFISFSDTNAEGIIQPHNEALAIFVLINKTHVKRMLIDTGSSASIIQWKVVEQLDQIIPTARVLNGFNMACETTKGEITLPINAAGIVQYIKFYAIDEEMRYNALLKWPWLHIMRAVPSTLHHMLKFLTPEGVKFIHREQPVAKEMFAVEEAVQTLRITMPEDVHEDKNTK, encoded by the coding sequence ATGAAAAAGACGAAGTTCTCAATCAGTCGAGAGAAGAGGACCAAGGACTATATACCAGATGGATTTATCTCCTTCAGCGACACAAAcgcggagggcatcattcaaccacatAATGAAGCTTTGGCAATTTTTGTCCTTATAAATAAAACTCATGTCAAACGTATGTTGATTGACACAGGTAGTTCGGCCAGCATTATCCAATGGAAAGTAGTGGAACAGCTGGACCAGATTATACCAACGGCCCGCGTCCTCAATGGGTTTAATATGGCTTGTGAAACTACCAAAGGTGAAATCACTCTACCAATAAATGCTGCCGGCATTGTTCAGTACATAAAGTTTTATGCCATTGATGAAGAGATGAGATACAATGCCTTGCTCAAATGGCCCTGGTTACACATCATGAGGGCGGTACCCTCGACCTTGCACCATATGCTGAAATTCCTAACCCCGGAGGGAGTGAAATTCATCCATAGAGAACAACCAGTAGCAAAAGAAATGTTTGCGGTTGAAGAAGCAGTTCAAACACTAAGGATAACCATGCCTGAGGACGTGCATGAAGATAAAaataccaaatag